In Streptomyces sp. NBC_00414, a single window of DNA contains:
- a CDS encoding cold-shock protein encodes MATGTVKWFNAEKGFGFIAQEGGGPDVFVHYSAINASGFRSLEENQAVTFDVTQGPKGPQAENVTPA; translated from the coding sequence ATGGCTACCGGAACCGTGAAGTGGTTCAACGCTGAAAAGGGCTTTGGTTTCATCGCCCAGGAAGGCGGCGGCCCGGACGTCTTCGTCCACTACTCCGCGATCAACGCGAGCGGATTCCGCTCCCTCGAAGAGAACCAGGCGGTTACCTTCGACGTGACCCAGGGTCCGAAGGGCCCGCAGGCGGAGAACGTCACCCCCGCCTGA
- a CDS encoding menaquinone biosynthetic enzyme MqnA/MqnD family protein, protein MDNSPESLEGRPDARRSRPRVGHIQFLNCLPLYWGLARTGTLLDFELTKDTPEKLSEQLVRGDLDIGPITLVEFLKHADELVAFPDIAVGCDGPVMSCVIVSQVPLDQLDGARVALGSTSRTSVRLAQLLLSERYGVEPSYYTCPPDLSLMMQEADAAVLIGDAALRANLLDGPRYGLQVHDLGALWKEWTGLPFVFAVWAARRDYLEREPVLTRKVHEAFLASRDLSLEEVGKVAEQAARWEAFDESVLERYFTTLDFRFGAPQLEAVTEFARRVGPTTGFAADVKVDLLEP, encoded by the coding sequence GTGGACAATTCTCCCGAGTCTCTTGAGGGGCGTCCCGACGCCCGCCGCTCCCGGCCGCGCGTCGGCCACATCCAGTTCCTGAACTGCCTGCCCCTCTACTGGGGGCTCGCCAGAACAGGCACGCTGCTCGACTTCGAGCTCACCAAGGACACCCCGGAGAAGCTCAGCGAGCAGCTCGTACGGGGCGATCTCGACATCGGGCCCATCACCCTCGTCGAGTTCCTCAAGCACGCCGACGAGCTGGTCGCCTTCCCCGACATCGCGGTCGGCTGCGACGGCCCGGTGATGTCCTGCGTGATCGTCTCCCAGGTCCCGCTGGACCAGCTGGACGGCGCCCGGGTCGCCCTCGGGTCGACCTCGCGCACGTCCGTACGCCTCGCGCAGCTTCTCCTGTCGGAGCGCTACGGCGTCGAGCCGTCCTACTACACCTGCCCGCCCGACCTGAGCCTGATGATGCAGGAGGCCGACGCGGCGGTGCTGATCGGTGACGCCGCACTGCGCGCCAACCTGCTGGACGGCCCGCGCTACGGCCTCCAGGTGCACGACCTCGGCGCCCTGTGGAAGGAGTGGACGGGCCTGCCCTTCGTCTTCGCGGTCTGGGCCGCCCGCCGCGACTACCTGGAGCGCGAACCGGTCCTCACCCGCAAGGTCCACGAGGCCTTCCTCGCCTCCCGCGACCTGTCCCTTGAGGAGGTCGGCAAGGTCGCCGAGCAGGCGGCCCGCTGGGAGGCCTTCGACGAGAGCGTCCTGGAGCGCTACTTCACGACGCTCGACTTCCGCTTCGGCGCACCGCAGCTGGAGGCGGTCACGGAGTTCGCGCGCCGCGTGGGACCCACGACCGGTTTCGCGGCGGACGTGAAGGTGGATCTGCTGGAGCCCTGA
- a CDS encoding AMP-dependent synthetase/ligase translates to MSRDASARPQPVLPEPEVRRLDGVVREVSVPPLILPVTHGSLADIPFDNADQVPDDAVLSRKGPDGRWTDVTAAEFADQVLAVAKGLIAEGLMPGDRLAIMARTTYEWTLLDFAAWAAGLVTVPVYPTSSIFQTRWILQDSGAVAIAVEHVSQAAALGPERDRLPDVQHMWIFEKGHTDRLAELGRDVPDQEVAVRRGVLGPDSLATVMYTSGTTGRPKGCALTHGNFFAEVDNAVELLHPVFKSTFKEPASTLLYLPLSHVFGRMVAVACMRARVRLGHAPSIRTEELLVDLAGFAPTFLLAIPYVLEKVYNTGRATAEKMGRAASFDRAARVARGYGEALEAQQHGTGSGPGAKLRAARALYDPLVYRRIRAALGGKVRQVVCGGSPLGRRLASFYAGAGIQVYEGYGLTESTAAATLTYPHRPRLGTVGWPLPGTRVRVAQDGEVLLSGNQVFRGYWDPQAGGVVPAAQDGWFATGDIGELDDDGYLTITGRKKDILITTSGKNVAPAPLEDWLRAHPLINQCVVIGDNRPYVTALVTLDAEGMAHWCRMTGKGQVPVATLADDPGLLAVLQRAVDDANRLVSRAESIRRFTVLPLNFTETAGHLTPTMKLRRAVVTREFAGEIESMYDGALGEA, encoded by the coding sequence GTGTCCCGCGATGCCTCTGCCCGCCCCCAGCCCGTCCTGCCCGAACCCGAGGTCAGGCGGCTGGACGGGGTCGTACGAGAGGTCTCGGTCCCGCCGCTGATCCTGCCCGTGACGCACGGCTCGCTCGCGGACATCCCCTTCGACAACGCGGACCAGGTGCCGGACGACGCGGTGCTCAGCCGCAAGGGCCCGGACGGCCGCTGGACGGATGTCACGGCGGCCGAGTTCGCCGACCAGGTGCTCGCGGTCGCCAAGGGGCTGATCGCGGAGGGCCTGATGCCGGGCGACCGGCTCGCGATCATGGCGCGTACGACGTACGAGTGGACGCTGCTGGACTTCGCCGCGTGGGCCGCAGGACTGGTGACCGTCCCCGTCTACCCGACCTCGTCCATCTTCCAGACGCGCTGGATCCTCCAGGACTCGGGCGCGGTGGCGATCGCCGTCGAGCACGTGTCGCAGGCCGCCGCGCTCGGCCCCGAACGCGACCGGCTGCCCGACGTCCAGCACATGTGGATCTTCGAGAAGGGGCACACGGACCGGCTGGCCGAGCTGGGTCGGGACGTCCCCGACCAGGAGGTCGCCGTACGCCGGGGAGTCCTCGGCCCCGACTCCCTCGCGACGGTCATGTACACCTCCGGCACCACGGGCCGGCCCAAGGGCTGCGCGCTGACCCACGGCAACTTCTTCGCCGAGGTCGACAACGCCGTCGAACTGCTCCACCCCGTCTTCAAGTCCACCTTCAAGGAACCGGCGTCCACGCTCCTCTACCTCCCCCTCTCGCACGTCTTCGGCCGGATGGTCGCCGTCGCCTGCATGCGCGCCCGGGTGCGCCTGGGCCACGCGCCGAGCATCCGTACGGAGGAGCTGCTGGTCGACCTCGCGGGGTTCGCCCCGACCTTCCTGCTGGCCATCCCGTACGTGCTGGAGAAGGTCTACAACACCGGCCGCGCGACCGCCGAGAAGATGGGCCGGGCGGCCTCCTTCGACCGGGCCGCCCGGGTGGCCCGCGGCTACGGGGAGGCGCTGGAGGCCCAGCAGCACGGCACGGGTTCGGGGCCGGGCGCGAAACTCAGGGCGGCCCGCGCCCTGTACGACCCCCTCGTCTACCGCCGCATCCGCGCGGCCCTCGGCGGCAAGGTCCGCCAGGTGGTCTGCGGCGGCTCCCCGCTAGGCCGCCGCCTCGCCTCCTTCTACGCCGGCGCAGGCATCCAGGTGTACGAGGGCTACGGCCTCACCGAGTCCACCGCCGCCGCGACCCTCACCTACCCGCACCGGCCCCGCCTCGGCACGGTCGGCTGGCCGCTGCCCGGCACCCGGGTGCGCGTAGCCCAGGACGGCGAGGTCCTGCTCAGCGGCAACCAGGTGTTCCGCGGCTACTGGGACCCGCAGGCGGGCGGAGTGGTCCCGGCCGCCCAGGACGGCTGGTTCGCCACCGGGGACATCGGCGAACTGGACGACGACGGCTACCTCACGATCACCGGCCGCAAGAAGGACATCCTGATCACCACCAGCGGCAAGAACGTCGCCCCGGCGCCGCTGGAGGACTGGCTGCGCGCCCATCCCCTCATCAACCAGTGCGTCGTGATCGGCGACAACCGCCCGTACGTCACCGCGCTGGTCACCCTGGACGCCGAGGGCATGGCCCACTGGTGCCGGATGACCGGCAAGGGCCAGGTCCCGGTCGCCACGCTGGCCGACGACCCCGGCCTGCTCGCCGTCCTCCAGCGGGCGGTCGACGACGCGAACCGCCTGGTCTCCCGCGCCGAATCGATCCGCCGCTTCACCGTCCTCCCCCTCAACTTCACGGAGACGGCCGGCCATCTGACCCCGACGATGAAGCTCCGCCGGGCGGTGGTGACCCGGGAGTTCGCCGGGGAGATCGAGAGCATGTACGACGGGGCGCTCGGCGAGGCGTAG
- a CDS encoding serine/threonine-protein kinase — protein sequence MRPLEVDEPTVVGPYRLLGRLGSGGMGRVYLGRSAGGRTVAVKIVHPHFALDEEFRARFRREVEAARRVGGAYTAPVLDADPDARIPWVATGYAAGPTLTAAVTDSGTLADHSVRVLGAGLAEALTAVHALGLVHRDVKPSNVLLTLDGPLLIDFGIARATDGTASLTATGVSIGSPGYMSPEQILGKGVTGAADVFSLGAVLAYAATGTSPFPGDSSAALLYKVVHEEPELGSLSGELRELVAGCLAKDPSARPSPAALATALAPDGTARLVAAGWLPGPLVEQVSRSAVRLLNLEVADGAAEAAPSGVVGFSSPSVGEGTSSGASSGGASGTAEAGDATGAGGGFPPVTGVFGPPDPSYASYSPHSPYANHGSGGPHTPRPGTPTHVPEPRDADGPLAPAPAPAPAPDPAPAAGKVSVSVAATSVPGADGRGRKLSCTVALAVAGALAAVTFGSVFVFDLMPGTGTDSDDGSDSGSAGRPPATSSGPSAGSSASPSPGPTGGEDSAVPASYLGTWEGDGFALDGKLPMGTFRVTVHQAEKGERLGTFRQTDLIGGTCDTDLFLKKVTADRLIATSVAKPSTTSECTTGRHEVRLVPVDDDLRYETDNAEAGDPVARMSKVG from the coding sequence ATGCGGCCGCTCGAAGTCGATGAACCCACTGTCGTGGGGCCCTACCGGCTGCTCGGCCGGCTCGGCTCCGGCGGGATGGGCCGCGTCTATCTGGGCCGCAGCGCGGGCGGCCGTACGGTCGCGGTCAAGATCGTGCACCCGCACTTCGCGCTCGACGAGGAGTTCCGTGCCCGGTTCCGCCGCGAGGTGGAGGCGGCCCGGCGGGTGGGCGGCGCGTACACCGCCCCCGTCCTCGACGCGGACCCGGACGCCCGTATCCCGTGGGTCGCGACCGGCTACGCCGCCGGCCCCACGCTGACCGCCGCGGTCACCGACTCAGGCACCCTCGCGGACCATTCCGTACGGGTCCTGGGCGCCGGTCTCGCCGAGGCGCTGACCGCGGTGCACGCGCTGGGACTGGTCCACCGCGACGTCAAGCCGTCGAACGTGCTGCTGACCCTCGACGGACCCCTGCTCATCGACTTCGGCATCGCCCGCGCGACCGACGGCACGGCGTCCCTCACCGCGACGGGCGTCTCCATCGGCTCGCCCGGCTACATGTCGCCCGAGCAGATCCTCGGCAAGGGCGTCACCGGCGCGGCCGACGTCTTCTCCCTGGGCGCGGTACTGGCGTACGCGGCAACGGGAACGTCCCCGTTCCCCGGCGACTCCTCGGCCGCCCTGCTCTACAAGGTGGTCCACGAGGAGCCCGAACTGGGCTCGCTGTCCGGCGAGTTGCGGGAGCTGGTGGCCGGGTGCCTCGCCAAGGACCCGTCGGCCCGCCCGTCCCCGGCGGCCCTCGCGACCGCGCTGGCCCCCGACGGCACGGCACGGCTGGTGGCGGCGGGATGGCTGCCGGGCCCGCTGGTGGAACAGGTCAGCCGCAGCGCGGTACGGCTGCTGAACCTGGAGGTGGCGGACGGGGCGGCGGAGGCGGCGCCGTCGGGGGTGGTGGGCTTCAGCAGTCCTTCGGTGGGGGAGGGGACATCGTCCGGGGCATCGTCGGGCGGGGCTTCCGGGACGGCCGAGGCCGGTGACGCGACCGGAGCCGGTGGCGGATTCCCGCCCGTGACGGGGGTGTTCGGCCCACCGGACCCGTCGTACGCGTCCTACTCACCCCACTCGCCGTACGCGAACCACGGGTCCGGTGGACCGCACACCCCCCGCCCCGGCACCCCCACCCACGTACCGGAACCGAGGGACGCCGACGGTCCCCTCGCTCCCGCTCCCGCTCCCGCCCCTGCTCCGGACCCGGCTCCGGCCGCCGGCAAGGTGTCCGTCAGTGTGGCCGCGACCTCCGTGCCGGGTGCCGACGGCCGTGGCCGCAAGCTGAGTTGCACGGTCGCCCTCGCCGTGGCGGGAGCGCTGGCGGCGGTGACGTTCGGCTCGGTGTTCGTGTTCGACCTGATGCCGGGAACCGGAACCGACTCGGACGACGGCAGCGACTCGGGGTCGGCTGGCCGGCCGCCCGCGACCAGCTCCGGACCCTCGGCCGGGAGCAGCGCCTCCCCCAGCCCCGGCCCCACCGGCGGTGAGGACAGCGCGGTGCCCGCGTCGTACCTCGGCACCTGGGAGGGCGACGGCTTCGCCCTCGACGGCAAGCTCCCCATGGGCACGTTCCGGGTCACGGTCCACCAGGCCGAGAAGGGCGAGCGGCTCGGCACCTTCCGCCAGACCGACCTCATCGGCGGCACCTGCGACACCGACCTCTTCCTCAAGAAGGTCACGGCCGACCGGCTGATCGCCACGAGCGTGGCCAAGCCGTCCACCACGTCCGAGTGCACGACGGGCCGCCACGAGGTCCGCCTCGTCCCGGTGGACGACGACCTCCGCTACGAGACGGACAACGCGGAGGCGGGGGATCCGGTGGCGCGGATGTCGAAGGTCGGGTAG